A DNA window from Caulobacter mirabilis contains the following coding sequences:
- a CDS encoding enoyl-CoA hydratase-related protein, whose product MTDHVLVAVLDGVMTLTFNRPDKKNAITDAMYGVLADSLTAAEADPAVRVVLFNSNGDSFTAGNDLMDFAAANASQGGAPIGDERNVGRFLKCLARARKPLVAAVRGQAVGVGTTMLLHCDLVYVADTARLTVPFVNLALVPEAASSLTLPSRIGHARAYAMFALGEALDGKKAEAWGVANEALPEDEVDGRALHAAQALAKRPLGALTITKGLMRDAEHLAARMDEEGGLFAQRLKTPEAAEAFAAFMQRRPADFSKVG is encoded by the coding sequence ATGACCGATCACGTCCTCGTCGCCGTCCTGGACGGCGTCATGACCCTGACCTTCAACCGGCCGGACAAGAAGAACGCCATCACCGACGCCATGTACGGGGTGCTGGCTGACAGCCTGACCGCCGCCGAGGCTGACCCGGCCGTCCGGGTGGTGCTGTTCAACTCCAACGGCGACAGCTTCACCGCCGGCAACGACCTGATGGACTTCGCGGCCGCCAACGCCTCCCAGGGCGGCGCGCCGATCGGCGACGAGCGCAACGTCGGCCGGTTCCTGAAGTGTCTGGCGCGGGCCAGGAAGCCGCTGGTCGCCGCCGTGCGCGGCCAGGCCGTGGGCGTGGGCACGACCATGCTGCTGCACTGCGACCTGGTCTATGTCGCCGACACCGCCCGCCTGACCGTGCCGTTCGTGAACCTGGCCCTGGTGCCCGAGGCGGCCTCCAGCCTGACGCTGCCGTCGCGCATCGGCCATGCCCGCGCCTACGCCATGTTCGCGCTCGGCGAGGCCCTCGACGGCAAGAAGGCCGAGGCCTGGGGCGTCGCCAACGAAGCCCTGCCGGAGGACGAGGTCGACGGCCGCGCCCTGCACGCCGCCCAGGCTCTGGCCAAGCGCCCGCTCGGCGCCCTGACCATCACCAAGGGCCTGATGCGCGACGCCGAGCATCTGGCCGCCCGCATGGACGAGGAGGGAGGCCTGTTCGCCCAGCGCCTGAAGACCCCGGAGGCCGCCGAGGCCTTCGCCGCCTTCATGCAGCGCCGGCCGGCGGACTTCTCGAAAGTGGGATGA
- a CDS encoding SDR family NAD(P)-dependent oxidoreductase, which yields MAERITSPFGMFTPAREVVAGVDLAGRTAIVTGAATGIGIETARALAEAGAEVVIAARKPDLGAAAVASISETAKGPGARFEMLDLSDLASIRAFADRWGGRPLHVLINNAAVMACPLDRTRDGFEMQFGTNHLGHFLLGNLLAPALEAGAREAGRPSRLVSLSSIGHRRSDINWDDPNYRTRAYEKWESYGQAKTANALFAVGFHQRFKDRGVAANAVMPGGIMTPLQRHLPIEEQKALGWIKEDGSIREGFKTPEQGASTSVWAAVGPELEGVGGLYLEDCAQAEPWTQDLPWKGVLPHALDPGSADRLWAYSEEAVGLR from the coding sequence ATGGCAGAGCGCATCACGTCGCCCTTCGGCATGTTCACGCCCGCCCGCGAGGTGGTCGCCGGGGTCGACCTGGCCGGCAGGACCGCCATCGTCACCGGGGCGGCCACCGGCATCGGGATCGAGACCGCCCGCGCCCTGGCCGAGGCCGGCGCGGAGGTGGTGATCGCCGCCCGCAAGCCGGACCTGGGCGCGGCGGCGGTCGCGTCGATCAGCGAGACCGCCAAGGGACCCGGCGCCCGGTTCGAGATGCTCGACCTGTCGGACCTGGCCTCGATCCGCGCCTTCGCCGATCGCTGGGGCGGAAGGCCGCTGCATGTCCTGATCAACAACGCCGCCGTCATGGCCTGCCCGCTGGACCGGACCCGGGACGGCTTCGAGATGCAGTTCGGGACCAACCACCTGGGCCACTTCCTGCTCGGGAACCTGTTGGCGCCGGCGCTGGAAGCGGGCGCCCGGGAAGCCGGGAGACCCTCGCGCCTGGTCAGCCTGTCGTCGATCGGCCACCGCCGCTCGGATATCAACTGGGACGATCCGAACTACCGCACGCGCGCCTATGAGAAGTGGGAGAGCTACGGCCAGGCCAAGACGGCCAACGCCCTGTTCGCGGTCGGCTTCCACCAGCGGTTCAAGGATCGGGGCGTCGCCGCCAACGCCGTCATGCCCGGCGGCATCATGACCCCGCTGCAGCGCCACCTGCCGATCGAGGAGCAGAAGGCGCTGGGCTGGATCAAGGAGGACGGCTCGATCCGGGAGGGCTTCAAGACGCCGGAGCAGGGCGCCTCGACCAGCGTCTGGGCCGCGGTCGGTCCGGAGCTGGAAGGCGTCGGCGGCCTGTACCTGGAAGACTGCGCCCAGGCCGAGCCCTGGACCCAGGATCTGCCGTGGAAGGGCGTGCTGCCCCACGCGTTGGATCCGGGGAGCGCCGACCGGCTGTGGGCCTATTCGGAAGAGGCGGTGGGGCTGCGCTGA
- a CDS encoding SDR family oxidoreductase — translation MSLAGKTLFITGASRGIGLAIGLRAAKDGANVVVAAKTAEPHPKLPGTIYSAAEAIEAAGGQALPLVVDVRDEASVYDAVDKAVARFGGIDICVNNASAISLTPTEATDMKRYDLMHQINARGTFLVSKACIPHLKKAANPHVLALSPPLDLAPHWFGRHVAYTVAKYNMSMFMLGMADEYRDDGIAFNGLWPRTGIATAAIQFALAGDEGMKHCRTPDIMADAAHAIFSKKASEFTGRFLIDDTFLYEEGFRDFEVYRVDPTKPLMPDFFVPESIPAPPGVKIG, via the coding sequence ATGTCCCTCGCCGGCAAGACCCTCTTCATCACCGGCGCGAGCCGGGGCATCGGCCTGGCCATCGGCCTGCGGGCGGCGAAGGACGGCGCCAACGTCGTCGTCGCGGCCAAGACCGCCGAGCCGCATCCCAAGCTGCCCGGCACGATCTACAGCGCCGCCGAGGCGATCGAGGCCGCCGGCGGCCAAGCCCTGCCGCTGGTCGTCGATGTCCGCGACGAGGCCAGCGTCTACGACGCCGTCGACAAGGCCGTGGCCCGCTTCGGCGGCATCGACATCTGCGTGAACAACGCCAGCGCCATCAGCCTGACGCCGACCGAGGCGACGGACATGAAGCGCTACGACCTGATGCATCAGATCAACGCCCGCGGGACCTTCCTGGTCTCCAAGGCCTGCATCCCGCACCTGAAGAAGGCGGCCAACCCGCACGTGCTGGCGCTGTCGCCGCCGCTGGACCTGGCCCCGCACTGGTTCGGGCGTCACGTCGCCTACACGGTGGCCAAGTACAACATGAGCATGTTCATGCTCGGCATGGCGGACGAGTATCGCGACGACGGCATCGCCTTCAACGGCCTGTGGCCGCGCACCGGCATCGCCACGGCGGCGATCCAGTTCGCCCTGGCCGGCGACGAGGGCATGAAGCACTGCCGCACGCCGGACATCATGGCCGACGCGGCCCACGCCATCTTCAGCAAGAAGGCCTCGGAGTTCACCGGCCGGTTCCTCATCGACGACACCTTCCTCTATGAGGAGGGCTTTCGTGATTTCGAAGTGTACCGCGTGGACCCGACCAAGCCCCTGATGCCCGACTTCTTCGTGCCCGAGTCGATCCCCGCGCCCCCGGGAGTGAAGATCGGATGA
- a CDS encoding GNAT family N-acetyltransferase yields the protein MEIAPYTPVDEAQVLALSLRAWAPVFEKMRPAVPDYVYRAFYPAGWAARQAADISSYLASEDLTAFVVRENGRILGWIGLRTHPEDRMGEIHILAVDPDAQQRGVARALMDHALAFFRAAGLEIALVETGDDPGHQPSRATYEALGFERWPVARYFRKL from the coding sequence ATGGAGATCGCCCCCTACACGCCCGTCGACGAGGCTCAGGTGCTTGCGCTGTCGCTGCGGGCCTGGGCGCCCGTCTTCGAGAAGATGCGGCCGGCCGTCCCTGACTACGTCTACCGCGCCTTCTACCCGGCTGGATGGGCCGCGCGGCAGGCGGCCGATATCTCAAGCTATCTCGCGAGCGAGGACCTGACCGCCTTCGTCGTGCGCGAGAATGGCCGCATCCTGGGCTGGATCGGGTTGCGCACGCACCCGGAGGACCGGATGGGCGAAATCCACATCCTGGCGGTCGATCCCGACGCTCAGCAGCGAGGCGTGGCCCGCGCCCTGATGGACCATGCCCTGGCGTTTTTCCGCGCCGCGGGCCTGGAGATCGCCCTGGTGGAGACCGGCGACGACCCGGGGCACCAACCCTCGCGCGCGACCTATGAGGCGCTGGGGTTCGAACGCTGGCCGGTGGCGCGGTATTTCCGGAAACTCTGA
- a CDS encoding MBL fold metallo-hydrolase, with product MRDGIEDSAADVRRPKLEYPFETVPEPGTGQAVDIAPGVKWLRMPLGGSLQFINVWAIEDGEGWTVVDTGLQTRETAQAWRAAFKESLGGRPIVRVIVTHLHPDHIGLAGWMTRKFDCRLWMTRLEYLQCRMLVADTGREAPEDGVRFYKAAGWDEDALENYRTRFGGFGKAIYQLPDSYRRLDDEEEFDIGGRTWRVVTGNGHSPDHACLYCPELKLLISGDQVLPRISSNVSVFPTEPDADPLLDWMSSCAKVKAAVPDDVLVLPAHNDPFRGLHARLDHLINGHERSLGRLRKLLATEPKRAIDVFGALFARPIGPDLLGMATGEGLAHINCLIERGQVVAEPDADGVIWYRAA from the coding sequence TTGCGGGACGGCATAGAGGATTCGGCGGCCGACGTTCGGCGCCCGAAACTGGAGTATCCCTTCGAGACGGTTCCGGAGCCGGGGACCGGTCAGGCGGTCGACATCGCGCCGGGCGTGAAGTGGCTGCGCATGCCGTTGGGGGGCTCTCTGCAGTTCATCAACGTCTGGGCTATCGAGGACGGCGAGGGCTGGACCGTGGTCGACACCGGCCTGCAGACCCGCGAGACGGCCCAGGCCTGGCGCGCCGCCTTCAAGGAGAGCCTGGGCGGTCGTCCGATCGTCCGCGTGATCGTGACCCACCTGCACCCGGACCATATCGGGCTGGCGGGCTGGATGACCCGCAAGTTCGACTGCCGCCTGTGGATGACCCGGCTGGAGTACCTCCAGTGCCGGATGCTGGTGGCCGACACCGGACGCGAGGCGCCGGAGGACGGCGTGCGCTTCTACAAGGCCGCAGGCTGGGACGAGGACGCCCTGGAGAACTACCGCACCCGCTTCGGCGGCTTCGGCAAGGCGATCTACCAGCTGCCCGACAGCTATCGCCGGCTCGACGACGAGGAAGAGTTCGACATCGGCGGGCGGACCTGGCGCGTGGTGACGGGCAACGGGCATTCGCCGGATCACGCCTGCCTCTACTGCCCGGAGCTGAAGCTGCTGATCAGCGGCGACCAGGTGCTGCCGCGCATCTCGTCCAACGTGTCGGTGTTCCCGACCGAGCCGGACGCCGACCCGCTGCTGGACTGGATGAGCAGCTGCGCCAAGGTGAAGGCCGCCGTGCCTGACGACGTGCTGGTGCTGCCGGCGCACAACGACCCGTTCCGCGGCCTGCACGCGCGGCTGGATCACCTGATCAACGGTCACGAGCGCTCGCTGGGCCGGCTGAGAAAGCTGCTGGCGACCGAGCCCAAGCGCGCGATCGACGTGTTCGGGGCCCTGTTCGCCCGCCCGATCGGACCCGATCTGCTCGGCATGGCCACCGGCGAGGGCCTGGCCCACATCAACTGCCTGATCGAACGCGGCCAGGTCGTGGCCGAGCCCGACGCCGACGGGGTGATCTGGTACCGGGCGGCGTAG
- a CDS encoding DUF4287 domain-containing protein: MSFQAYLDTIQQKTGRDAEALKAEADALGLSEKGVLKSGVKAGQVVDWAKAELGLGHGHAMAIYALLSGKRKPGD; this comes from the coding sequence ATGTCCTTTCAGGCCTATCTCGACACCATCCAGCAGAAGACCGGGCGCGACGCCGAGGCGCTGAAGGCCGAGGCCGACGCCCTCGGCCTCTCCGAGAAGGGCGTGCTGAAGTCCGGCGTGAAGGCCGGCCAGGTCGTGGACTGGGCCAAGGCGGAGTTGGGCCTGGGCCATGGCCACGCCATGGCGATCTATGCGCTGCTGAGCGGCAAGCGGAAGCCGGGCGACTGA
- a CDS encoding GNAT family N-acetyltransferase, translating into MSAPPKTVLEVSPEEEAAIRLAVATADVGTLGLGRAIARPTDAADLARFLADPRVSDAIYDLPRPIDETNVRRWIVEGETQWRAGRRLLIVSREATGEIAGYSDITVWPERSAAELAGAISPSRQNEGQGGAGALHTFGWIFETLGVRLMCLTAATDNVRSARLIEAAGFVPMGTRDATRADGTVRRSLYWEMTRDQWAEKWG; encoded by the coding sequence GTGAGCGCGCCGCCGAAAACCGTCCTGGAGGTCTCGCCGGAGGAGGAGGCCGCCATCCGCCTGGCCGTGGCGACCGCCGATGTCGGCACGTTGGGGCTCGGCCGCGCCATCGCCCGACCGACGGACGCGGCCGATCTGGCGCGCTTCCTGGCCGATCCGCGGGTCTCGGACGCGATCTACGACCTGCCGCGGCCGATCGACGAGACCAACGTCCGGCGCTGGATCGTCGAGGGCGAGACCCAGTGGCGGGCGGGCCGGCGACTGCTGATCGTCAGCCGCGAGGCGACCGGCGAGATCGCCGGCTACAGCGACATCACCGTTTGGCCCGAGCGTTCGGCGGCGGAACTGGCCGGCGCCATCTCGCCCTCCCGCCAGAACGAGGGACAGGGCGGCGCCGGGGCGCTGCACACCTTCGGCTGGATCTTCGAGACCCTGGGCGTGCGGCTGATGTGCCTGACCGCGGCGACCGACAATGTCCGCTCGGCGCGGCTGATCGAGGCGGCCGGGTTCGTCCCGATGGGAACCCGCGACGCCACCCGCGCCGATGGGACGGTCCGCCGGTCGCTGTACTGGGAGATGACCCGGGATCAGTGGGCGGAGAAGTGGGGCTGA
- a CDS encoding GNAT family N-acetyltransferase produces MSQVTLRRAVAADAPAIFKFVMDLAIHHEHADEVETTLADIEREFFGPTPHAYCELAELDGELLGFTTWFYSFSSWTGRRGIYLEDLFVTDSARGTGAGRLLMADLARRCVAEKLPRIEWAVIPENEGGMAFYSKLGAAPQDHAIWRLDGEALTRLAAS; encoded by the coding sequence ATGAGCCAAGTCACCCTCCGCCGCGCCGTCGCCGCCGACGCGCCGGCCATCTTCAAGTTCGTCATGGACCTGGCGATCCACCACGAGCATGCCGACGAGGTGGAGACGACCCTGGCCGACATCGAACGGGAGTTCTTCGGCCCGACGCCGCACGCCTACTGCGAACTGGCCGAGCTGGACGGCGAGCTGCTCGGCTTCACCACCTGGTTCTACAGCTTCTCCAGCTGGACCGGCCGGCGCGGGATCTATCTGGAAGACCTGTTCGTCACCGACTCCGCCCGGGGCACCGGCGCCGGCCGGCTGCTGATGGCCGATCTCGCGCGGCGCTGCGTCGCCGAGAAGCTGCCGCGCATCGAATGGGCGGTCATCCCGGAGAACGAGGGCGGCATGGCCTTCTACAGCAAGCTCGGCGCCGCGCCGCAGGATCACGCGATCTGGCGGCTGGACGGGGAGGCGTTGACGAGGCTCGCCGCCTCGTGA
- a CDS encoding acetolactate synthase large subunit gives MNGADALITTLADNDVTACFANPGTSEMQFVSALDREPRMRSVLCLFEGVATGAADGYGRMAGKPACTLLHLGAGYANGGANLHNARRAATPVVNVIGDHATYHRQYDAPLNSDIAGWAAPNSLWVKSADTADSVGPLTAEAVLASYGAPGGCASLILPADSAWSDTAVKGPVLTPAPRAKVSQADAEAVAARIKAAKKPVILMGGSTCLDAGVRQAGRIAATGVRVLTDTFVARIARGAGRFAPDKMMYFGEMALADLQDVDLMVLVETVEPVAFFAYPDRPSLLVPEGCEAATLCGREADGPAALQALADALGAPEAAPVEALELPGLPSGPFNPYAIGASIARHMPDNAVVSDDAVTAGLPIWQSTKTARPHDWLCLTGGAIGQGIPAAIGAAVACPDRKVLSLNGDGAAMYTVQGLWTIAREQLDVTTVVFANHAYRILNIEMGRTGAGNPGPAARKLLDLGEPRIDWVQVAGGLGIPAERVSTPEAFDAAFERAMNQKGPRFIEAAL, from the coding sequence ATGAACGGCGCCGACGCCCTGATCACCACCCTGGCCGACAACGACGTCACCGCCTGTTTCGCCAACCCCGGCACCAGCGAGATGCAGTTCGTCTCGGCCCTGGACCGCGAACCGCGCATGCGGTCGGTGCTGTGCCTGTTCGAGGGCGTGGCGACCGGCGCGGCCGACGGCTACGGCCGGATGGCGGGCAAGCCGGCCTGTACGCTGCTGCACCTGGGCGCCGGCTACGCCAACGGCGGCGCCAACCTGCACAACGCTCGCCGCGCGGCGACGCCGGTGGTCAACGTGATCGGCGACCACGCCACCTATCACCGTCAGTACGACGCTCCGCTGAACAGCGACATCGCCGGCTGGGCCGCGCCCAACTCGCTGTGGGTGAAGTCCGCCGACACCGCCGACAGCGTTGGCCCGCTGACCGCCGAGGCCGTGCTGGCCAGCTACGGCGCGCCCGGCGGCTGCGCCAGCCTGATCCTGCCGGCCGACAGCGCCTGGTCCGACACCGCGGTCAAGGGGCCGGTCCTGACGCCGGCGCCGCGCGCCAAGGTCTCGCAGGCCGACGCCGAGGCCGTCGCCGCGCGCATCAAGGCGGCGAAGAAGCCGGTGATCCTGATGGGCGGCTCGACCTGCCTGGACGCCGGGGTGCGCCAGGCCGGCCGCATCGCCGCGACCGGCGTGCGCGTGCTGACCGACACCTTCGTCGCCCGCATCGCCCGCGGCGCCGGCCGCTTCGCGCCCGACAAGATGATGTACTTCGGCGAGATGGCCCTGGCCGACCTGCAGGACGTCGACCTGATGGTGCTGGTCGAGACGGTCGAGCCGGTGGCCTTCTTCGCCTATCCGGATCGCCCCAGCCTCCTGGTCCCGGAGGGCTGCGAGGCCGCGACCCTGTGCGGCCGTGAGGCCGACGGCCCCGCCGCGCTGCAGGCCCTGGCCGACGCCCTGGGCGCGCCCGAGGCCGCGCCGGTCGAGGCCCTGGAGCTGCCGGGCCTGCCCAGCGGCCCGTTCAATCCCTACGCGATCGGCGCCTCGATCGCCCGGCACATGCCCGACAACGCCGTCGTCAGCGATGACGCGGTGACCGCCGGCCTGCCGATCTGGCAGTCGACCAAGACCGCCCGGCCGCATGACTGGCTGTGCCTGACCGGCGGCGCCATCGGCCAGGGCATCCCGGCGGCGATCGGCGCAGCCGTGGCCTGTCCGGACCGCAAGGTGCTGAGCCTGAATGGCGACGGCGCGGCGATGTACACGGTGCAGGGCCTCTGGACGATCGCCCGCGAACAGCTGGACGTGACCACCGTGGTGTTCGCCAACCATGCCTATCGCATCCTCAACATCGAGATGGGCCGCACCGGCGCCGGCAACCCGGGCCCGGCCGCCCGCAAGCTGCTCGACCTGGGCGAACCGCGCATCGATTGGGTTCAGGTCGCCGGCGGCCTGGGCATTCCGGCCGAACGTGTCTCGACCCCGGAAGCCTTCGACGCCGCCTTCGAACGCGCCATGAACCAGAAGGGGCCGCGCTTCATCGAGGCGGCGCTGTAG
- a CDS encoding lysoplasmalogenase family protein: MERRITLPNLVLAASVAAGVSYVASWGLDLPHAASIVWKGLGVGLLAVYAALRARGPDGWLLAAVMALGCAGDVLLEINFTVGALAFLAGHLTGIVLYLRNRRKVVQKSQLALALVMIPATVAISFMLPADRAAAPGVAFYSLGLALMAAAAWTSRFPRFTVGIGAVIFLVSDLLIFGRMGPLPDALWVGLGVWGLYYGGQLLICVGAVGALAHWRESEGRERVTPA; encoded by the coding sequence ATGGAGCGGCGGATCACGCTGCCGAACCTGGTGCTGGCCGCGTCCGTCGCGGCGGGCGTCAGCTATGTGGCCAGCTGGGGCCTGGACCTGCCGCACGCGGCGAGCATCGTCTGGAAGGGCCTGGGCGTGGGGCTGCTGGCGGTCTACGCCGCGCTGCGGGCGCGAGGCCCGGACGGGTGGCTGCTGGCGGCGGTGATGGCGCTGGGCTGCGCCGGGGACGTGCTGCTGGAGATCAACTTCACGGTCGGAGCCCTGGCCTTCCTCGCCGGACACCTCACGGGGATCGTCCTGTACCTGCGCAACCGGCGGAAGGTCGTCCAGAAGAGCCAGCTGGCGCTCGCCCTCGTGATGATCCCGGCGACCGTGGCGATCAGCTTCATGCTGCCGGCCGACCGCGCCGCGGCGCCGGGCGTGGCCTTCTACAGCCTGGGCCTAGCGCTTATGGCGGCGGCGGCCTGGACCAGCCGCTTCCCGCGCTTCACGGTCGGGATCGGGGCGGTGATATTCCTGGTCAGCGACCTGCTGATCTTCGGCCGCATGGGGCCGCTGCCGGACGCGCTCTGGGTCGGGCTGGGGGTCTGGGGCCTGTACTACGGCGGCCAGCTGCTCATCTGCGTCGGCGCGGTCGGAGCGTTGGCGCATTGGCGGGAGAGTGAAGGCCGAGAGCGGGTGACGCCGGCCTGA
- a CDS encoding DUF2214 family protein translates to MLDLVLAILHHILAFGLVAMLMAESVLVKPGMTGETARRVAGIDVGYGATSVLLILVGVARVLYAAKGWAYYEANLWFWAKMATFLAVGLLSVPPTLRYLRWRKQFAADAAWSPDAAEVAGTRRWIGLEVVGIALIIVFATTMARYQGLPG, encoded by the coding sequence ATGCTGGATCTCGTGCTCGCCATCCTGCACCACATCCTCGCCTTCGGCCTAGTGGCGATGCTGATGGCGGAGAGCGTGCTGGTGAAGCCCGGCATGACCGGCGAGACGGCCCGTCGCGTCGCCGGCATCGACGTCGGCTACGGCGCGACCTCGGTGCTGTTGATTCTGGTCGGCGTCGCCCGGGTGCTCTACGCCGCCAAGGGCTGGGCCTACTATGAAGCCAACCTCTGGTTCTGGGCCAAGATGGCGACCTTCCTGGCCGTGGGCCTGCTCTCGGTCCCGCCGACGCTGCGCTACCTGCGCTGGCGCAAGCAGTTCGCCGCCGACGCCGCCTGGTCGCCCGACGCCGCCGAGGTCGCCGGCACACGCCGCTGGATCGGTCTGGAGGTGGTCGGGATCGCCCTGATCATCGTCTTCGCCACGACCATGGCGCGCTATCAGGGGCTGCCGGGCTAG
- a CDS encoding acetyl-CoA C-acetyltransferase, protein MRRVAIVSPIRTAVGKFQGGLSSLTAGELGAVILKALVERTKLDPERVDDVIFAQGYGNGEAPCIARWSALAAGFPLNVPGYQLDRRCGSGLQAIIDAAMMVQTGAADVVIAGGVESMSNVEYYSTDMRNGARAGSVTMHDRLARGRVMSQPIERFGVISGMIETADNLARDYGITREQSDEYAVMSHQRATAAWKDGKFADELAPVLVKQKKGDPIVFDHDEGYRPDATMESLGKLRAIEKDGVVTAGNASQQNDAAAACLVVAEDKLAELGLEPMGWFHSWAAAGCDPSRMGIGPVPAVERLFKRTGLGWKDIDLVELNEAFAPQVLAVLKGWGWDDRDKLNVNGSGISLGHPIGATGGRILANLLRELHRRDGRYGLETMCIGGGQGIAAVFERA, encoded by the coding sequence ATGCGCAGAGTCGCCATCGTCAGCCCCATCCGCACCGCCGTCGGCAAGTTCCAGGGCGGGCTTTCCAGCCTGACCGCGGGCGAGCTGGGCGCCGTCATCCTCAAGGCGCTGGTCGAGCGCACGAAGCTCGATCCGGAGCGGGTCGACGACGTGATCTTCGCCCAAGGCTACGGCAACGGCGAGGCGCCCTGCATCGCCCGCTGGTCGGCCCTGGCCGCCGGCTTCCCGCTGAACGTGCCGGGCTACCAGCTCGACCGCCGCTGCGGCTCGGGCCTGCAGGCGATCATCGACGCGGCGATGATGGTCCAGACCGGGGCCGCCGACGTCGTCATCGCCGGCGGCGTCGAGAGCATGAGCAACGTCGAGTACTACTCGACCGACATGCGCAACGGCGCCCGCGCCGGCTCGGTGACCATGCACGACCGCCTCGCCCGCGGCCGGGTGATGAGCCAGCCGATCGAGCGCTTCGGCGTGATCAGCGGCATGATCGAGACCGCCGACAACCTGGCCCGCGACTACGGCATCACCCGCGAGCAGTCGGACGAATACGCGGTCATGAGCCACCAGCGCGCCACGGCGGCCTGGAAGGACGGCAAGTTCGCCGACGAACTCGCGCCGGTCTTGGTCAAGCAGAAGAAGGGCGATCCGATCGTCTTCGACCACGACGAGGGCTATCGCCCCGACGCGACGATGGAGAGCCTCGGCAAGCTGCGCGCCATCGAGAAGGACGGCGTGGTCACCGCCGGCAACGCCAGCCAGCAGAACGACGCCGCCGCCGCCTGCCTGGTCGTGGCCGAGGACAAGCTGGCCGAGCTGGGCCTGGAGCCGATGGGCTGGTTCCACAGCTGGGCCGCCGCCGGCTGCGATCCCTCGCGCATGGGCATCGGCCCGGTGCCGGCCGTCGAGCGCCTGTTCAAGCGCACGGGCCTCGGCTGGAAGGACATCGACCTGGTCGAGCTGAACGAGGCCTTCGCCCCGCAGGTGCTGGCCGTGCTCAAGGGCTGGGGCTGGGACGACCGGGACAAGCTGAACGTCAACGGCAGCGGCATCTCGCTGGGCCATCCGATCGGCGCCACCGGCGGCCGCATCCTGGCCAACCTGCTGCGCGAACTGCACCGGCGCGACGGCCGCTACGGCCTGGAGACGATGTGCATCGGCGGCGGCCAGGGCATCGCGGCGGTGTTCGAGCGGGCTTAG
- a CDS encoding MarR family winged helix-turn-helix transcriptional regulator — MSTSPERRLFFLLSAGERRVQRWIEAELAAAGGLTAAQAGLLFFLGKDGGALIGEAAEALDVAPSAMTGLVDRMERAGLVERRADPNDGRAQRLYPTDRGREARAFALDGLDQINARLTEGFDAAEVDVVARWLASLQTNFPRR, encoded by the coding sequence ATGTCCACGTCGCCCGAGCGCCGCCTGTTCTTCCTGCTGTCCGCGGGCGAGCGGCGCGTGCAGCGCTGGATCGAGGCCGAGCTGGCGGCGGCCGGCGGCCTGACCGCGGCCCAGGCGGGGCTGCTGTTCTTCCTGGGCAAGGACGGCGGCGCCCTGATCGGCGAGGCGGCCGAGGCCCTGGACGTCGCGCCCTCGGCCATGACCGGCCTGGTCGACCGCATGGAGCGGGCCGGGCTGGTCGAACGCCGCGCCGATCCCAACGACGGGCGCGCGCAGCGCCTCTATCCCACCGACCGGGGTCGGGAGGCGCGCGCCTTCGCCCTGGACGGCCTGGACCAGATCAACGCCCGACTGACCGAAGGCTTCGACGCGGCCGAGGTCGATGTCGTCGCCCGCTGGCTCGCCAGCCTGCAGACCAACTTTCCCCGGAGATAA